A genomic region of Dreissena polymorpha isolate Duluth1 chromosome 4, UMN_Dpol_1.0, whole genome shotgun sequence contains the following coding sequences:
- the LOC127878293 gene encoding uncharacterized protein LOC127878293: protein MRHLTALQKAFLNAMLHKDDSDVTRFLWLSDPTDPCSSLTTYRFRAVLFGATCSPFILSATILKHLTLNKDNPAASTISNDLYVDNVVSSFTSETDVLKYFRQARELMAAGGFNLRSWTSNSSELRAMAEAEGVVDRDAVIKVLGLLWEPEIDQMSFVMRSINSKEKATKRGILQQTSTIYDPLGMLAPVTIRAKLLIQDLWKRKYAWDTPIPEREQNTWLHIAEDLNEAMTTSFPRLYFLDSPPNMVDEDYVLHVFVDASTRAYGAYLNTSSNSAFVFVKNRVAPVNELSLPRLELMAALIGARVAQHNMKAVLCKRVVCWSDSQITLQLIHSTKQLKRFEKNRVEEIRKLISDADWRYCPTVDNRADLQTRGIFASLLNIYRMTHNSQACLAARGTKWMFIP, encoded by the coding sequence atgcgacatttaacggcgctacagaAGGCATTCCTCAACGCTATGCTACATAAAGATGATAGTGATGTCACAAGATTCCTTTGGCTGTCGGACCCTACAGACCCATGCAGTTCACTGACGACATACCGTTTCCGAGCTGTTTTATTCGGAGCAACGTGTTCCCCATTTATTCTAAGCGCAACAATTTTGAAGCACTTGACCCTGAACAAAGACAACCCAGCTGCGAGCACAATCAGCAATGACCTATACGTCGACAACGTCGTTTCAAGTTTCACATCAGAGACTGATGTACTGAAGTACTTCCGCCAGGCACGTGAGTTGATGGCAGCCGGCGGCTTTAACCTGAGATCATGGACGTCAAATTCAAGCGAACTGAGGGCTATGGCAGAAGCTGAAGGTGTCGTAGACAGGGATGCTGTGATAAAGGTGTTAGGTTTGCTATGGGAACCGGAAATAGACCAGATGTCATTTGTCATGCGCTCCATAAATTCCAAGGAAAAGGCTACTAAGCGTGGAATTTTACAGCAGACGTCGACGATTTATGACCCGCTTGGCATGTTAGCCCCAGTCACCATTCGTGCAAAGTTGCTGATTCAGGACCTGTGGAAGCGGAAGTATGCGTGGGACACACCAATTCCGGAACGTGAACAAAACACCTGGCTACACATCGCAGAAGACTTAAATGAAGCTATGACGACATCGTTCCCGAGACTGTATTTTCTGGACAGCCCACCGAACATGGTCGATGAAGATTACGTGTTACACGTGTTTGTTGACGCCAGTACACGTGCGTACGGCGCATACCTGAACACATCGTCGAATTCAGCGTTCGTCTTTGTCAAGAACCGAGTTGCTCCAGTAAATGAATTATCTCTACCGAGGCTGGAATTAATGGCGGCGCTCATTGGCGCACGTGTCGCCCAGCACAATATGAAAGCTGTTCTTTGCAAGAGAGTAGTCTGCTGGTCTGACAGTCAGATCACGCTGCAATTGATACATtctacaaaacaattaaaacgttTTGAGAAGAACAGGGTAGAAGAGATCCGGAAGCTCATCTCAGACGCGGACTGGCGGTATTGTCCGACAGTCGACAATCGGGCGGATCTCCAGACACGCGGCATCTTTGCGTCTCTACTCAACATTTACCGAATGACACACAATAGTCAGGCGTGTCTTGCAGCACGGGGCACAAAATGGATGTTCATACCGTAA